A stretch of the Rhizomicrobium sp. genome encodes the following:
- a CDS encoding Hsp20 family protein: MNRNVYFNSPFLLGFEHLERLLERTAKSAGDGYPPYNIEQSGEETLRITLAVAGFARDELAVTVEGRQLVIRGRQVEANDKTFLHRGIAARQFQRAFVLAEGIEVSGAELEHGLLTIELARPATESTVRTIDIRTDAGKTNGKGDGGLS, encoded by the coding sequence ATGAACCGGAATGTCTACTTCAACAGCCCGTTTCTCCTGGGTTTCGAGCATCTGGAACGCCTGCTCGAACGCACCGCCAAGAGCGCCGGAGACGGGTATCCGCCCTATAACATCGAGCAGTCCGGCGAAGAGACGCTGCGCATCACCCTGGCGGTCGCCGGGTTCGCGCGCGACGAGCTGGCCGTGACCGTCGAGGGCCGCCAGCTGGTGATTCGCGGGCGGCAGGTCGAGGCCAACGACAAAACGTTCCTGCACCGCGGCATCGCGGCGCGGCAATTCCAGCGGGCCTTCGTGCTCGCCGAAGGGATCGAAGTTTCCGGTGCGGAGTTGGAACATGGGTTGCTCACCATCGAGCTGGCCCGCCCTGCCACGGAGAGCACGGTACGAACGATCGATATCCGGACGGATGCCGGGAAAACCAATGGGAAGGGCGACGGAGGTTTGTCATGA
- the ptsN gene encoding PTS IIA-like nitrogen regulatory protein PtsN — protein sequence MNISDLLQPGAVIATLKVQGKKQLLQELAARAATLVRQPERKIFETLMERERLGTTGVGQGIAIPHGRLPDLKDIVGVFARLESPIDYDAVDNQPVDLVFMLLAPEGAGADHLKALARVSRLLRNQPATEKLRAAKSAEALYAILTDTTGSAGAQAA from the coding sequence ATGAACATCTCCGATCTGCTGCAGCCGGGCGCCGTGATCGCCACGCTCAAAGTGCAGGGCAAGAAGCAGCTGCTGCAGGAGCTCGCGGCGCGCGCCGCGACGCTGGTGCGCCAGCCCGAGCGCAAGATCTTCGAGACGCTGATGGAGCGCGAGCGCCTGGGCACCACCGGCGTCGGCCAGGGCATCGCCATTCCGCATGGTCGTCTGCCGGATCTCAAGGATATCGTCGGCGTCTTCGCACGTCTCGAATCGCCGATCGACTACGACGCGGTCGACAACCAGCCGGTCGATCTGGTGTTCATGCTGCTGGCGCCCGAAGGCGCGGGCGCCGATCATCTCAAGGCGCTGGCCCGCGTCTCGCGCCTGCTGCGCAACCAGCCGGCCACGGAAAAGCTTCGCGCCGCCAAGAGCGCCGAAGCGCTCTACGCCATCCTCACCGATACGACCGGTTCGGCCGGCGCCCAGGCGGCCTGA
- the lptC gene encoding LPS export ABC transporter periplasmic protein LptC encodes MTRRSGASEAVAEPITAKPARPNRDWTARTRDTAMNALRYSRFVMVMKRVLPIAAGLLIAAVIAYSLVPRQSEKLSLATQTVGIINNDLTMTKPRLTGVDKRGHPFLITAEAAVQDPANMRRATLRTVQADLTLDKGRWLNATAVHGFVDMDKGALALGGGIAIYSDDGYELHTSRADVDLKRGIFKGPAPVTGQGPAGTLRADSFEIDRETSQLVLNGHVQMMIYPDEAKTK; translated from the coding sequence ATGACACGGCGGAGCGGCGCGAGCGAAGCGGTGGCGGAGCCGATCACGGCCAAGCCCGCGCGGCCGAACCGCGACTGGACCGCCCGTACCCGCGACACCGCGATGAACGCGCTGCGCTATTCGCGCTTCGTGATGGTGATGAAGCGGGTGCTGCCGATCGCCGCCGGCCTTCTGATCGCCGCGGTCATCGCTTATTCGCTGGTGCCGCGACAGTCCGAGAAGCTGTCGCTCGCCACCCAGACCGTCGGCATCATCAACAACGACCTGACCATGACCAAGCCGCGCCTCACCGGCGTCGACAAGCGGGGCCACCCCTTCCTCATCACCGCCGAGGCCGCGGTCCAGGACCCCGCCAATATGCGCCGCGCCACGCTGAGGACGGTGCAGGCCGACCTGACGCTCGACAAGGGCCGCTGGCTCAACGCCACCGCGGTGCACGGCTTCGTCGACATGGACAAGGGCGCGCTGGCGCTCGGCGGCGGAATCGCGATCTATTCCGACGACGGCTATGAGCTGCACACGTCGCGCGCCGATGTCGATCTGAAGCGGGGTATCTTCAAGGGTCCCGCCCCGGTCACCGGCCAGGGGCCGGCCGGCACGCTGCGCGCCGACAGCTTCGAGATCGACCGGGAGACCAGCCAGCTCGTGCTCAACGGCCATGTCCAGATGATGATCTATCCCGACGAGGCGAAAACCAAATGA
- a CDS encoding ATP-binding protein, translated as MRSTSLSADGSDSPGYRAVAAQKTVEKLLRQQVALADFGSFAFGESDLQKILMQAAVICAAGLDAHYAKICRYRTTEHDLLVVAGCGWHKDVVGYVVSPADETSTQGRAFVTGEPVILEDVSTNNSFALPSFYAEHGIVATVDVLIKGRDGPWGVLEVDSEVARKFDRDDVVFLTGFANVLAEGAAAAERRQGLRDAAEEAEALLAQKERLLLERNAADLRMHEMQSELLRVTRLNAMGQMTAAIAHELNQPLAAISNYISAVRRTLESGKPDALSLLPQMIDKAADQTKRAGDIIRNLRNFVERREGVKTSENLAAVVHRSLAMANFTAVDEEITVTLHLDETLSPVTIDVVQVQQILINLIRNSVEAMRGRARRELSIVTERSDVGCARVTVRDSGPGLTSAVRGKLFQPFLTTKSTGLGLGLTICEVLVSANGGRISLVDGLDGGAGFAFTLPLTDSA; from the coding sequence ATGCGTTCGACATCGCTTTCTGCCGACGGATCGGACTCCCCGGGGTATCGCGCCGTCGCGGCGCAGAAGACCGTGGAAAAATTGCTGCGGCAACAGGTGGCGCTGGCCGATTTCGGAAGCTTTGCCTTCGGTGAATCCGACCTCCAGAAAATACTGATGCAGGCGGCCGTGATTTGTGCGGCGGGGCTCGATGCCCATTACGCGAAAATCTGCCGATACCGCACGACCGAGCACGATCTTCTCGTCGTGGCCGGCTGCGGCTGGCACAAAGACGTCGTCGGCTATGTCGTATCGCCGGCCGACGAGACGTCCACCCAAGGACGCGCGTTCGTCACCGGCGAGCCGGTCATCCTCGAAGACGTCTCGACGAACAACAGCTTCGCGCTTCCGTCTTTCTACGCCGAGCATGGCATCGTCGCGACGGTCGACGTGCTGATCAAGGGGCGCGATGGACCGTGGGGCGTCCTGGAAGTCGACAGCGAGGTCGCCCGCAAATTCGACCGGGACGATGTCGTCTTTCTGACGGGCTTCGCCAATGTCCTCGCCGAAGGCGCCGCCGCCGCCGAGCGCAGACAAGGTCTGCGCGATGCGGCCGAAGAGGCCGAGGCGCTGCTGGCGCAGAAGGAGCGTCTTTTGCTGGAGCGCAATGCGGCGGATCTGCGCATGCACGAGATGCAGTCAGAGCTGCTGCGCGTCACGCGGCTGAACGCCATGGGCCAGATGACCGCGGCCATCGCGCATGAGCTGAACCAGCCCCTCGCGGCGATCTCCAACTATATTTCCGCGGTCCGCCGGACGCTCGAATCCGGCAAGCCCGACGCGTTGTCGCTGCTGCCGCAGATGATCGACAAGGCGGCGGACCAGACCAAGCGCGCCGGCGACATCATCCGGAATTTGCGGAATTTCGTGGAGCGGCGCGAAGGGGTCAAGACCTCGGAGAACCTCGCGGCCGTCGTGCACCGGTCGCTCGCCATGGCGAACTTCACCGCCGTCGACGAGGAGATCACAGTGACGCTGCATCTCGACGAAACGCTGTCGCCCGTCACCATCGACGTGGTCCAGGTCCAGCAGATTCTCATCAACCTCATCCGCAACAGCGTCGAGGCGATGCGCGGGCGCGCCAGGCGCGAGCTTTCGATCGTCACGGAACGCAGCGACGTCGGCTGCGCGCGCGTGACGGTGCGCGACAGCGGCCCCGGCCTGACCAGCGCGGTGCGTGGAAAGCTGTTCCAGCCCTTCCTGACGACGAAGAGCACCGGCTTGGGACTCGGGCTCACCATCTGCGAGGTCCTGGTCTCCGCGAATGGCGGCCGCATCTCGCTGGTGGACGGCCTGGACGGCGGCGCCGGCTTCGCGTTCACCCTGCCGCTGACCGACAGCGCCTAG
- the rpoN gene encoding RNA polymerase factor sigma-54: MAGVGQRLEIRQGQGLVMTPQLQQAIKLLQLSNVELAEYCEQELERNPLLERDDGPAAADGERETVEPAAKSESLDTELARDDFSKVADMDTASHENMYDGDTPQPAPPQGDAAPLTDWTTVKSGNSFEGEEDFLESTLADGGTLKDHLLDQLGIAALAPEKRLICLTLIDSVDEAGYLRADIAEVAQRLGCELATAEQVLRTLQGFDPVGVGARDLAECLALQLKAQNRYDPAIAALLSRLDLVARRDLSALSQLCGVDVEDVGDMIAEIRGLTPKPGLAFGSEPVQPVVPDVFVRVASDGGWAIELNSDTLPRLLVNTRYYAQVNKGARDKDSKTYLAECLNTANWLVKSLDQRARTILKVSSEIVRQQDGFLTYGVRHLRPLNLRTVADAIGMHESTVSRVTSNKYIATPRGLFELKYFFTASIQSINGAEAHSAEAVRDRIKEMIQNEEAIEILSDDRIVSLLTADGVNIARRTVAKYREAMRIPSSVERRRLKAGQDVQASAYR, from the coding sequence ATGGCTGGCGTAGGACAAAGACTGGAGATCCGGCAGGGCCAGGGCCTTGTCATGACGCCGCAGCTGCAGCAGGCGATCAAGCTGCTGCAATTGTCCAACGTCGAGCTCGCCGAATATTGCGAGCAGGAGCTCGAGCGCAACCCGCTGCTGGAGCGCGACGACGGTCCGGCCGCCGCCGATGGCGAGCGCGAGACCGTCGAGCCGGCCGCGAAATCCGAGAGCCTCGACACCGAACTCGCCCGCGACGACTTTTCCAAGGTCGCCGACATGGACACGGCCTCGCACGAGAACATGTATGACGGCGACACGCCGCAGCCGGCGCCGCCGCAGGGCGATGCCGCGCCGCTCACCGACTGGACCACCGTCAAATCCGGCAACAGCTTCGAGGGTGAAGAGGATTTCCTCGAATCGACGCTCGCCGATGGGGGTACGCTGAAGGACCATCTCCTCGACCAGCTCGGCATTGCCGCGCTCGCGCCGGAGAAGCGCCTGATCTGCCTCACCCTGATCGACTCGGTGGACGAGGCGGGCTATCTGCGCGCCGACATCGCCGAGGTGGCGCAGCGCCTGGGCTGCGAGCTTGCCACGGCCGAGCAGGTGCTGCGCACGCTGCAGGGCTTCGATCCCGTCGGCGTCGGCGCCCGCGATCTCGCCGAATGCCTTGCGCTGCAGCTCAAGGCGCAGAACCGCTACGATCCCGCCATCGCCGCGCTGCTGTCGCGGCTCGACCTCGTCGCCCGCCGCGATCTTTCCGCGCTGTCGCAGCTCTGCGGCGTCGATGTCGAGGACGTCGGCGACATGATCGCGGAGATCCGCGGCCTCACGCCCAAGCCCGGCCTCGCCTTCGGGTCCGAGCCCGTGCAGCCCGTCGTCCCCGACGTCTTCGTGCGCGTCGCCTCCGACGGCGGCTGGGCGATCGAGCTCAACTCCGACACGCTGCCGCGCCTCCTCGTCAACACGCGCTACTACGCACAGGTGAACAAGGGCGCCCGCGACAAGGATTCGAAGACCTATCTCGCCGAATGCCTCAACACCGCCAACTGGCTGGTGAAAAGCCTCGACCAGCGCGCCCGCACCATCCTCAAGGTCTCGTCCGAGATCGTGCGCCAGCAGGACGGCTTCCTCACCTATGGCGTGCGCCATCTGCGGCCGCTCAATCTGCGCACGGTCGCCGACGCGATCGGCATGCACGAATCCACCGTCAGCCGCGTCACCTCGAACAAGTACATCGCCACGCCGCGCGGCCTGTTCGAGCTCAAATACTTCTTCACCGCCTCGATCCAGTCGATCAACGGCGCCGAGGCTCATTCCGCCGAAGCGGTGCGCGACCGCATCAAGGAGATGATCCAGAACGAGGAGGCGATCGAGATCCTCTCCGATGACCGCATCGTCTCGCTGCTGACCGCGGACGGCGTGAATATCGCGCGCCGCACCGTTGCGAAATACCGGGAGGCCATGCGCATCCCGTCCTCGGTCGAGCGCCGCCGCCTCAAGGCCGGGCAGGACGTCCAGGCTTCCGCCTATCGCTGA
- a CDS encoding LysR family transcriptional regulator codes for MIDRLDDFRLFVAIVERGSLTAAAQTLALSPGAVSLRLTALERATETQLLRRTTRRLQLTEAGDRFYETARRVLGEIDDLCESLAQDRGTLKGPVRVTAPLDLGRNHVAPALDSFIAAHAGVSASLMLSDTTLDLNQAGIDIAIRYGRLPDSGLQLRRISTNRRVPVAAPAYLDRVGRPAKPNDLLAMNCMALLRGGGRFDLWPFVSDGVVTTLKVFGDRAVNDGDLLRRWAIAGKGVVLKSAWDVAVDIEEGLLEPLLVDACPADVDLQIVLPAARQRPRRVGALIGHLTAMLRGLDARLRRIGLAPSATSL; via the coding sequence ATGATCGACCGGCTCGACGATTTCCGGCTGTTCGTGGCCATCGTCGAGCGCGGCTCGCTGACGGCGGCGGCACAGACGCTCGCGCTGTCGCCGGGCGCGGTCTCGCTGCGGCTGACGGCATTGGAGCGGGCCACCGAGACCCAGCTCCTGCGCCGCACCACGCGCCGGCTGCAGCTCACCGAGGCCGGCGACCGGTTCTATGAGACGGCGCGGCGCGTGCTGGGCGAGATCGACGATCTGTGCGAGAGCCTGGCGCAGGATCGCGGCACGCTGAAAGGGCCGGTGCGGGTGACCGCGCCGCTCGACCTGGGACGCAACCATGTCGCGCCGGCGCTCGACAGCTTCATCGCCGCGCATGCCGGGGTCTCGGCCAGCCTGATGCTGTCGGATACGACGCTCGACCTCAACCAGGCGGGGATCGACATCGCGATCCGCTATGGACGGCTGCCGGACAGCGGACTGCAGCTGCGGCGCATCTCGACCAATCGCCGTGTGCCGGTCGCGGCGCCGGCCTATCTCGACCGCGTCGGGCGGCCGGCGAAGCCCAACGACCTGCTGGCGATGAACTGCATGGCGCTGCTGCGCGGCGGCGGCCGGTTCGATCTCTGGCCGTTCGTCAGCGACGGCGTCGTCACGACGCTCAAAGTGTTCGGCGACCGCGCGGTGAACGACGGCGACCTGCTGCGGCGCTGGGCGATCGCGGGCAAGGGCGTCGTGCTGAAATCGGCCTGGGACGTGGCGGTGGATATCGAGGAAGGCCTGCTCGAACCGCTGCTGGTGGACGCCTGCCCGGCGGATGTCGACCTGCAGATCGTGCTGCCCGCGGCGCGGCAGAGACCGCGCCGGGTCGGGGCGCTGATCGGTCACCTGACGGCGATGCTGCGGGGGCTGGACGCGCGGCTCAGGCGGATCGGCCTGGCGCCGAGCGCCACGTCGCTGTGA
- the lptB gene encoding LPS export ABC transporter ATP-binding protein: MSDASTDSPADIAARPRVIAGGKGLVATRLAKAYNRRPVVRSVTINLKRGEVVGLLGPNGAGKTTCFYMISGLIPADAGTIEVDGTDVTRMPMYRRARLGIGYLPQEASIFRGLTAEQNIRAAAELIEPDANRLNAMVEELLAEFGVSHVRHTPAIALSGGERRRVEIARALATHPSYILLDEPLAGIDPIAVADIRALVVHLKDRGIGVLITDHNVRDALEIIDRAYILHDGVVLKEGTPSEIVGDRDVRRVYLGERFSL; this comes from the coding sequence ATGAGCGACGCCAGCACCGACAGCCCGGCAGATATTGCCGCACGCCCCCGCGTGATCGCGGGCGGCAAGGGGCTCGTCGCCACGCGCCTCGCCAAGGCCTACAACCGCCGCCCGGTCGTGCGCTCGGTGACCATCAATCTGAAGCGCGGCGAGGTCGTCGGCTTGCTCGGCCCCAACGGCGCCGGCAAGACGACCTGCTTCTACATGATCTCCGGCCTCATCCCAGCCGATGCCGGCACGATCGAGGTCGACGGCACCGACGTGACGCGCATGCCGATGTACCGTCGCGCGCGCCTGGGCATCGGATACCTGCCGCAGGAGGCCTCGATCTTCCGCGGCCTCACCGCCGAACAGAACATCCGCGCTGCTGCCGAGCTGATCGAGCCCGACGCCAACCGCCTCAATGCCATGGTCGAGGAGCTGCTCGCTGAGTTCGGCGTCAGCCATGTCCGCCACACCCCGGCCATCGCGCTGTCGGGCGGCGAGCGCCGCCGGGTCGAGATCGCCCGCGCCCTCGCCACGCACCCGTCCTACATCCTGCTCGACGAACCGCTGGCCGGCATCGATCCCATCGCCGTCGCCGACATCCGCGCCCTGGTGGTGCATCTGAAGGACCGCGGCATCGGCGTGCTGATCACCGACCACAATGTCCGCGACGCGCTGGAGATCATCGACCGTGCCTATATCCTGCATGATGGCGTCGTCCTGAAGGAAGGCACGCCGTCCGAGATCGTCGGCGACCGCGACGTCCGCCGCGTTTATCTGGGCGAAAGGTTCTCTTTGTAA
- the raiA gene encoding ribosome-associated translation inhibitor RaiA, with amino-acid sequence MRVRVSGKQIQLGETLPAGVRVRLEETVAKHFDGGADAHVVFSHDGPFYRVACTLHLDSKTIVKSDGEGPDAHRAFDAAFVHIESQLRRYKRKLKNHHAKAAARKRAVA; translated from the coding sequence ATGCGGGTACGGGTTTCAGGCAAACAGATCCAGCTCGGCGAGACGCTGCCTGCCGGCGTGCGGGTGCGTCTCGAAGAGACAGTCGCCAAGCATTTCGACGGCGGCGCGGACGCGCATGTCGTGTTCAGCCATGACGGCCCGTTCTACCGCGTGGCCTGCACGCTGCATCTCGATTCGAAGACCATCGTCAAGTCGGACGGCGAGGGGCCTGACGCCCATCGTGCTTTCGACGCCGCCTTCGTGCATATCGAATCCCAGCTGCGCCGGTACAAGCGCAAGCTGAAAAACCATCACGCCAAGGCCGCCGCGCGCAAGCGCGCCGTCGCCTGA
- a CDS encoding NADH:flavin oxidoreductase/NADH oxidase family protein, giving the protein MSDSLAQPLVLPCGVTLPNRLAKAAMSEGMADARNHATLRLETLYRRWAASGAGLLLSGNIQVDRWHLERPLNVVADDAGGAAALARFAAAGTEGGVHFWAQLAHTGRQVDSAINPEPLAPSRVEIDVVRGAGYAFAPPRPMTQVEIAHVIGQFAFSARQVRAAGFTGVALHAAHGYLFSQFLSPLTNRRTDRWGGSLANRARLLLETIAAVRAAVGPDFPIAIKLNASDFQKGGFTNAECLELVGWLNDSTLDLLELSGGSLEQPKIVGVSLKDEGVDGRRDSTLRREAYFLDFAGAVRAAATMPVMVTGGFRTAAVMADALRRGELDLIGLGRPLIADPRAPARLLSGEIARVAAPEVNLFHLLAWHNIQLERLADGLDPDPALTGEDAAGWFKRLERQNFDRLLAARGVAAPESHA; this is encoded by the coding sequence ATGTCCGATTCGCTTGCCCAGCCGCTCGTCTTGCCTTGCGGCGTCACGCTGCCCAACCGCCTCGCCAAGGCCGCGATGAGCGAAGGCATGGCCGATGCCCGGAACCATGCGACGCTCCGTCTCGAAACGCTGTATCGGCGTTGGGCCGCGTCCGGCGCCGGCCTGCTGCTGTCGGGCAATATCCAGGTCGACCGCTGGCACCTCGAGCGGCCGCTCAACGTCGTCGCCGACGACGCGGGCGGCGCCGCGGCGCTGGCGCGGTTTGCTGCCGCCGGCACGGAAGGCGGCGTGCATTTCTGGGCCCAGCTCGCCCATACCGGCCGTCAGGTCGACAGCGCGATCAATCCCGAGCCGCTCGCGCCGTCGCGCGTCGAGATCGATGTCGTCCGCGGTGCCGGCTACGCCTTCGCGCCGCCGCGCCCGATGACGCAGGTCGAGATCGCGCATGTGATCGGCCAGTTCGCGTTCTCCGCCCGCCAAGTCCGCGCCGCCGGCTTCACCGGCGTCGCGCTGCATGCCGCGCATGGCTATCTGTTCTCGCAATTCCTCAGCCCGCTCACGAACCGCCGCACCGACCGCTGGGGCGGTTCGCTGGCGAATCGCGCGCGGCTCCTCCTTGAAACCATCGCGGCCGTCCGCGCCGCCGTCGGCCCAGACTTCCCGATCGCGATCAAGCTGAACGCCTCCGACTTCCAGAAGGGCGGCTTCACCAATGCCGAATGCCTGGAGCTGGTCGGATGGCTCAACGACTCGACGCTCGATCTCCTCGAACTGTCCGGCGGTTCGCTCGAACAGCCCAAGATCGTCGGCGTCTCGCTGAAGGACGAAGGCGTCGATGGCCGCCGCGACAGCACGCTCCGGCGCGAAGCCTATTTCCTCGACTTCGCGGGCGCGGTCCGTGCCGCCGCGACCATGCCGGTCATGGTCACAGGCGGCTTCCGCACGGCCGCGGTGATGGCGGATGCGCTGCGCAGGGGCGAGCTCGATCTCATCGGTCTCGGCCGGCCGCTCATCGCCGATCCGCGCGCGCCGGCCCGGCTGCTCTCCGGCGAGATCGCGCGCGTCGCAGCGCCCGAGGTGAATCTTTTCCATCTGCTGGCGTGGCACAACATCCAGCTCGAGCGTCTCGCCGACGGGCTCGACCCCGATCCCGCGCTGACCGGCGAGGACGCCGCCGGATGGTTCAAGCGGCTAGAGCGGCAGAACTTCGACCGCCTGCTTGCCGCCCGCGGAGTTGCGGCGCCCGAATCTCACGCATAG
- a CDS encoding aminodeoxychorismate synthase component I, protein MDNWPTVILDDATPGAERLLRFGAPKAVLQARRPDEVAPALAAVTAALAAGHHVAGWLGYELGYVLEPHLAPLLGPPGDAPLLWFGVFGAPRAIARADLAAAGRAYAGPLSHEWDAAAYAARFDRVHRYIEAGDIYQANLSFRSRFAFAGDPLALYLALRDRAQAAHGAYIDDGERQILSLSPELFFAISAQGAITARPMKGTAPRGADERADVRAKAALAASPKDRAENLMIVDLVRNDVGRLALIGSVAVRDLFTVETYPTLHTMVSTVTAQLKPATGVEQIVRALFPCGSVTGAPKIRAMEIIRALEQSPRGLYCGAIGHFAPDGSASFNVAIRTITVTQGQGTLGIGGAVVQDSNAAGEYAECLLKARYFDSVRRPIGLIETLRHDATGFVRLDRHLARMAHSARVLSLSFDRAAAIAALETTVGQAREPLRVRLTLDEQGVFACTAAPLGPAQPRWRWALSPHRVNSADALLRHKTTWRAVYDDEHARLAEATGCDEALFLNERGELTEGSRTNIFVRRAGTFVTPPLSSGLLDGVLRRELIETGQCVEAVLTPDDLAAADAVLLGNSLRGLIPAQPVAASALRRGQD, encoded by the coding sequence GTGGACAACTGGCCGACCGTCATCCTGGACGATGCGACCCCTGGGGCGGAGCGCCTCCTGCGATTTGGGGCGCCGAAGGCCGTCCTGCAAGCCCGCCGGCCGGATGAGGTCGCGCCCGCCCTGGCCGCGGTCACGGCGGCGCTGGCCGCCGGCCATCACGTCGCCGGCTGGCTGGGCTATGAGCTCGGCTATGTCCTCGAACCGCATCTGGCGCCCCTGCTGGGACCGCCGGGCGATGCGCCGCTGCTATGGTTCGGCGTCTTCGGCGCCCCGCGGGCGATTGCGCGCGCCGATCTTGCCGCGGCCGGCCGTGCCTATGCTGGACCGCTGTCGCATGAATGGGACGCGGCGGCCTATGCCGCGCGCTTCGACCGCGTGCACCGCTATATCGAAGCCGGCGACATCTATCAGGCCAATCTGAGCTTCCGTTCGCGCTTCGCCTTCGCCGGCGATCCCCTGGCGCTTTATCTCGCCCTGCGCGACCGCGCCCAGGCGGCGCACGGCGCTTATATCGACGACGGCGAGCGTCAGATCCTCAGCCTCTCGCCCGAATTGTTCTTCGCGATCTCGGCGCAGGGCGCGATCACCGCCCGGCCGATGAAGGGCACCGCGCCGCGCGGCGCCGACGAACGCGCCGATGTCCGTGCCAAGGCCGCGCTCGCCGCCTCGCCCAAGGACCGTGCCGAGAACCTGATGATCGTCGACCTGGTGCGCAACGACGTCGGCCGCCTCGCGCTGATCGGCAGCGTCGCGGTCCGCGATCTCTTCACAGTCGAGACCTATCCCACGCTGCATACGATGGTCTCGACCGTTACCGCGCAGCTCAAGCCCGCGACCGGCGTCGAGCAGATCGTCCGCGCGCTTTTCCCCTGCGGCTCGGTCACCGGCGCCCCCAAGATCCGCGCCATGGAGATCATCCGCGCGCTCGAGCAATCGCCACGCGGACTCTATTGCGGCGCCATCGGCCATTTCGCGCCGGACGGCTCGGCAAGCTTCAACGTCGCGATCCGCACCATCACCGTCACGCAAGGGCAGGGCACGCTCGGCATCGGCGGTGCCGTGGTGCAGGATTCGAACGCGGCGGGCGAGTATGCCGAATGCCTGCTCAAGGCGCGCTATTTCGACAGCGTGCGCCGGCCCATCGGGCTGATCGAGACGCTGCGCCATGACGCGACCGGCTTCGTCCGTCTCGACCGCCATCTGGCGCGCATGGCGCACTCGGCCAGGGTCCTGTCGCTGTCCTTCGACCGCGCCGCCGCCATTGCCGCGCTCGAGACCACGGTGGGCCAGGCGCGCGAGCCGTTGCGTGTGCGCCTGACGCTGGACGAGCAGGGCGTCTTCGCCTGCACCGCGGCGCCGCTCGGCCCGGCGCAGCCACGCTGGCGCTGGGCGCTCTCGCCGCATCGCGTGAACAGCGCCGACGCGCTCCTGCGCCACAAGACCACTTGGCGCGCCGTCTACGATGACGAGCACGCTCGCTTGGCCGAAGCGACCGGCTGCGACGAGGCGCTGTTCCTCAACGAGCGCGGCGAGCTGACCGAGGGCAGCCGAACGAATATCTTCGTGCGACGCGCCGGCACGTTCGTGACCCCGCCGCTGTCCAGTGGCCTGCTCGACGGCGTCCTGCGCCGCGAGTTGATCGAGACCGGGCAATGCGTGGAGGCTGTGCTCACGCCGGATGACCTCGCCGCGGCGGACGCGGTGCTGCTGGGAAATTCCCTGCGCGGCCTGATCCCGGCGCAGCCGGTGGCGGCGTCAGCTCTGCGTCGCGGCCAGGATTGA
- the lptA gene encoding lipopolysaccharide transport periplasmic protein LptA — translation MTRVLLFAILGLCGAAQAATTTPLLDHHDANQPINVAADHFMAEKNPDGGAAGTITGTYTGNVVITQGDIKMRANTVRINVIANKPNKIYANGNVVVISTSGTATGDAGVYDVAPRLVTLTGHVVLTKEKNVMRGQQLTVNLVTGVAQLGGGSGVAGTHGGGGRVQGVFTPPPQSGGK, via the coding sequence ATGACGCGTGTCCTGCTGTTCGCGATTCTCGGCCTTTGCGGCGCCGCGCAGGCGGCCACCACGACGCCCTTGCTGGATCACCACGACGCCAACCAGCCGATCAACGTCGCCGCCGATCACTTCATGGCGGAGAAGAATCCCGATGGCGGCGCCGCCGGCACGATCACCGGGACCTATACGGGCAACGTCGTCATCACCCAGGGCGACATCAAGATGCGCGCCAACACGGTACGCATCAACGTCATCGCCAACAAGCCGAACAAGATCTACGCCAACGGCAATGTCGTGGTGATCTCGACTTCGGGCACCGCGACCGGCGATGCCGGCGTCTACGATGTCGCGCCGCGCCTCGTCACGCTCACCGGCCATGTCGTGCTGACCAAGGAGAAGAACGTCATGCGCGGCCAGCAGCTCACGGTGAACCTCGTCACCGGCGTTGCGCAATTGGGCGGCGGCAGCGGCGTTGCCGGCACGCATGGCGGCGGCGGCCGCGTGCAGGGCGTCTTCACCCCGCCGCCGCAATCGGGAGGAAAGTGA
- a CDS encoding DUF1150 family protein, giving the protein MSNEEELKIDDGAPAFGGRRLTYIKPTGDEEAHRLGLIPPGITLPPGVKLYVLHAVDGSVLGYTDAYDSAYGAAVQNELTPVSVH; this is encoded by the coding sequence ATGAGCAATGAAGAAGAACTGAAGATCGACGACGGTGCACCCGCGTTCGGCGGCAGGCGCCTGACCTACATCAAGCCGACCGGCGACGAAGAGGCCCACCGCCTGGGCCTGATCCCTCCCGGGATCACGCTGCCGCCGGGCGTGAAGCTTTACGTTCTGCATGCCGTGGACGGCAGCGTGCTCGGTTACACCGACGCGTATGACAGCGCCTATGGCGCCGCGGTGCAGAACGAACTGACGCCAGTGTCCGTCCACTAG